The following nucleotide sequence is from Mytilus trossulus isolate FHL-02 chromosome 9, PNRI_Mtr1.1.1.hap1, whole genome shotgun sequence.
CTTGCTGATTTGGGTTTGCTCCTTTATCAAACAACCAATGAACAACATCTAATGCTCCAAACTGGGCTGCctgtaaaaaatgtaaaagatacATATTTCTTAAACTACAATGTACAATAACctcaacataaatatatatgaaatgtgGACATATATATGCAGTTTTAactcacttcatataatgtaaTACAAATTGCATGAGAGTTACTTCCCATATTAACATAATTAATTCTTACGGTGATCCTGTGCTGGGAAAATGGTGGATGCCTTCCCACCtcaaacaaattatcaaaatctAACTGATTATTGCATATAAGTGGTTTTCATCCTTGGTagaatatgcaaaaaaaatgtttgccaCTAAACAATCAATGAACAGATAACCTTATTAATACAAGACCATAAGTAAATACCATATGTGGCACACTTTTCCCTTCAGATTATATTTAGCATGGtccattctttattttttattgattttaaataagaacatgcatagtcaggaatatgaaagtttttgtgcttttaattttgtcatttgatactGGAATTTCgggtttgaatttttgttgttgggagtttaagtatttttgttaatttacataTGTGTGCCATATACTTTTAATACCATCAGATTGTGCATCTTTTGTCAATGTTAACTGTTTGTTAAATTTAGCTATGTGATTTAAGCCAGACTGTTCTCTGTTTATCTGACTTAAATCAGATATGCGagactttggtggatagttgtctcatttgcaatcacaccacatcttcctatttttgtatttcatcattaggttgtatttatttaaatgtttgacTTACCACATGTGCAAGACTTTTTCCATCAGATTGTGTAGCCTCTAATGGTGTTCCCTGCTTAACTAAGAACCGTAAGCAGTCTACTTTGTTATGTTTAGCAGCATGGTGGGCTGGCAAGTATCCGTTATTATCTGCTATAGTGATATCACAATCTCTCTGGACTAATAAAATCACTGAGTCCAAGGCTAGAAACGAAAAGAATAAATCTCTGAcaaaatgttttgcaaaaagAACATTCTGATGactaaattatttgttaatttctaaatatcatgaatattatgaATTGTGTATAACAGTcctttaataaaaacattatttgttaaGCAGGTCACAAactgtttaatcttttaatcagATTTTATGACtaattcattttctattttttttttaaatctagcCATACATATATTAAATGGGTCTACATtaattgaaataagaaataaatttcCCTTAATGTTTTGCTTTCTACCAACATATGATTAGTTACTCCCTTATATATGTAAAACTCTCAATAATCTCGAAAtattagaaaagaaatataagatATACTTGGTTAGCCTTTACCTTTTAAGTTAATTGTAAGTCCAATAAGTCTTGAAGGACAATAAACCCATCAAAAAGTATAGAGATTAAATAACATATCCATATTGTCTATGACATTTCTGAAAGCATATGGCAtgactttttttgtatatgaaatgtCAATTAATACATACCACCATGTTGGGCAGCATAATGTACTGGAGTTTTATCTAGATGACAACGACAATCTAAGTCTACTCTCTGATCAAATAAATACTGTAGAATCTTTTTATGGTTTCTCATGGAAGCATAGTGGGCTATTTGTCTACCCTTCCTATCTTCTGATACTAAACTACCCCCtacaaaatagtttaaatttcttatatttacaaacagattgaaatgttattcatagaaaaaaaaatgtagtcttgataaacataatttaaatgtttgataacttagGTGTATTATCAaggaattgataatttaacagatttaaaagaaaaaatgtatcATGAAATGTCACATGTAttaaacaatttcataaaaaatcttcaaaatttcaatcattatattttaacaacaGCTATTTTTACCTCTGTCCTGTAAAATTTTTATACATCCAAGTTCTCCATTAAAAGCTGCCACATGCCCTGGTGTCATTCCATCCCTGTCCCTAATATTGACCTCTGCTGTGTAGTCTAACAAGAGTTTTAAGCAGTCTTTATATCCTCCAACTACCACATCATGAAGAGCTGTTCTACCATTTACACTCTTATCTAAAGGATTACCTCCTGCCTGAAATAATGGGATATCAAATAAATTCTCACTGGTAGAAGATCCTTGGTTTTGATTAGACATATTgtggaatgatttttttttgtggataccAATTTGATTTATAAGAGGAAAAATTTAACAAGTGGGGCAACTTGTCATGGATAAGACTTTTCAGGactcaggaatatgatagttggtTTCCATATAgtacgtttgatgtgtttaagctttttcTTTTGCCATTTAATTTATTAACAATACAGTTTCTGAAATTTCCTTGGAGTTTGGTATGTttgttacaaatgtatatgcatgGTCCATGATGGTTATAATAGTTTTGCCTTGGATGATAAGTTATAACTTGTGTTTTTCTTTAGCCAATATCAATGATTTGGTCTTAATTCTTTGATTTAAAGACAGTTGCTTATTTGATATTCACATGATATGCATCATGCATGATGTAAAATTCTTACTTTAAGTTGTTTTTCAACCTCTTCTAACTGCCCATATGTACATGCTAAACCAAGTGGTGATTTGCCCATAGCATTTGGTCTGTCATCATCATCTTGTGGATCtcctttaaatgttaaaaagtaaaaatatacaGGTTAACTAAGTCATAATTTAAACTGTAGAAGAAAAAGTTCTGTGCTGTTTGAACCCCCTGTACATAATACTGGTATGGTGTGTACATATATTTTGCAGGACatgattacattttaaaattgggTGCATGCATTGACAGACCTTGTTCCACATATGTTTACCTGTGTACCCGAAACCTTGATAGTAgtggaacaaatataaaaaaaaatacaggagATTGGAAAGGGTAACAGGTCATTCCGGCCCCAAATCAATCCAGCTCAATTTGAGTCTATCCGGCCCAGATCGATCCTGTCCCAAGTCTATCCAGCCCTAtaatattatatgaataaaatgtattgattttggagTTTCCATGATAACTTTAAATGTCATGGTGTTCTAATTGTTTTATACTCATcgcaagaaaatatttttcaaaggcctttttgaattattttaccaattcaattcaattcaaagtttaaCACCATGCGGTGACCGTCATATGACGGGCGTACCCAAATAAACGTTATTTGGCTCCAATTGCGTTCCATACCTTTAGAAGTCCACTTTATGATacgtattttaaaagttatgttCCGTCAACCTGATGCTATCAATATTCATGTTTCTCATGAATAAGAAGCATTTTGAGCACAAATACggacttggaaaattgaaattggctAAAACTTGGCTTTCTGGAGGGGTGGGCTTCACATTTGTATCTTACACAGGAAGTTCAGAGGcataaaacttgcaaaaataGTGCAAACCCATATATAACTAATGAtcgtttttattattgaaaaatgcATACATGTAGGAAACGACTACTTCCGGTTTTGGGTCCATTTGAAGTCAAAAATTGGCAAAAATCGTGAAAATCAGTATTTTTGGTCCAAATGACCTTCTGTAGACCGCTGAAACAAGATCAGATTCACTCCGACCTAACAACTGTTGGGGTCAATTTGTTAACAAGGGTCCACTCTACATGCAGGCTACAGATGGATACCTCTACCAGCATCCCTGGGTCTTCTGGGTCAAGAGAAAAGATGAAAAATCAGCAAAATTGAAGCTTTTTGCATCTGATGACCcacttttatttattgtacaccttttacattaaaaataaaaatcataaacatttataaattacaattatgtatcttcatttttattccttgtaaatatattttttattgggACCAGATCAACTTTACATATGGGATTGATCGACATGGGTCAGGATCAACTTGGGCCATTCGACCCGAAAGCATTGGAAAGTTCtcaaaatttacatgtacataaatgcatttttttaagcTTAGGAAAGTCATGCAAACTTTATTGTACTCTGATGTTCATAGTTGGTCTGAACTGAAAGAATAGATATGTGGTGTAAATACAgtcattttgtaaatttcttgtgatgaaccataaaaaaaaaaagtttttattatcCTCTTAGTACTCCTTTTTGAATTCTAACAGGTCTCAAGCgcataacaaatttattttcgaATGTCTGCCATGTGATCATAACAAACATATAGTCATATTTTAAGCTAAAATATACAAACTTACCGTTTTTATACGTGCTGAACGTAAAAGCACTTGCTTTAGTCGCCATATTGTTTACATCCCTAAGGAGACCGGTTTATGGTATTTTGATTTATGAACTTATTTAGCCTAAATTTTTAGTATCTCCGATTAAAGTTGTCCTTAGAATAACTTTCAATAAAGATACTGACAGAAGACATTTAATGTTGATTTAtaaatgcataataaaaagtTCAAGTATGTTGCAAAATTTTAATAGTTTagttaataaccaaaaatacaaattgtagtAGATAAACTACAACGAACagaaataagttttatttttttgtgggaGTTTGTTCCTGACAGTAGGTTTAACATAgaggagatttttttttaaattttaatgcaaagaatgaatatacaaaatcaaaagtatacaatatgaagaatgaaattagctattttaaacatgaaaaattatatcatattaattAAAGGTAtcattatgaatttttatttgcacAGTTAGTTATTTTTAGCTTGCATTGACCTGTTCTGttcatattaattttatttttcacagcaaaaaagaaacaaagccATTGACCCTTCATATACGGCCAAAATCTGCTATaatattttactgaaaaaaaatgttgttttatgttattcttaacatttgtatacttttaatttgttttatgttttgtgttttatgtatgtatatatatatatgtacatgtatataccattttttttatagtctctcataactctttttagagtggctctaaagtgttttatattgtaatatttaaaatgtaatattatgTTAACGTTTTAGAAGAGGTGAgactcaaataaaatattgtcttgtcttgtcttgtctatTAAAGTTTCCTCTTGATAAAATTGGAATAATTAAATTAACATGTAACTGTTTAAACAAAATTCtatggaaaatgttttttttttttaaatattctgatccttttgaaatgataaaaaaaataatctgatcAATCAGTtaagttgaaaaaataaatattttttttcttgctaAGAAATAAAACCATAACCCCCACTTGAAGTTAATTGGTTATTCCCTAAGCAAATAAATCCctgaattcttaaaaaaaaaattaaaagatacaaCTCAAAAGACAAGCTCACATTTTGGATATCTACCGTAACTTAAAATATTGATGAATGCATCATTGGCTTTTCAAAGTTTTGGTGTTTATGGGcactttttatgattttattttttttaaatttaccaaATCAGTATGTACATCGATTTACTACAGGACTATAAATGCCATTACTAGTAAACAATCCTCTCAAAATTCAGTGCTAGATTCAACACTGTGAGGCCTGGCAGAATTTTGACAACAACTTGCTGTGGATCACTTTTAAGTAACTTCCTGTTGCAGCAAACATATTTTGTCATGGCCATTTATAGCCAACTATATGGTTGAgtgttttgctcattattgaagtttgttctgctttaaaaaatatcaacttcATTTAAACCATgttggatagctgtctcattagcaatcatattGGCATACTAAATCTACTAATGGTACATATTTTGACCCTGCTTTCAAAGAAATAGCCATCTTTTATGTCCATGTTCATATTGTTATAGTTATACTGCTGAAAGCTGCATgttgcaggtttttttttcattatggatttaacttttaaaacaaatggtaAATGATGTCTAGATTTGTGCACACCTTAAACTTGTTTAACCCAACAACATTATGTGCTGTAGTACCAAATCCACTATTATGACAAAGTGGTTTGTGTGTCTGTTGGCAATGGTCAGTCCAATATATTTAGTTATTTCTGTTGTCATTATTATGTAATGTTTACACTTATCAGACGATGTGAATAAAATGAtagatttcaattttcaaaacttaaGGTTTCAACTTCCTTAAATATGATGGATATTGTCcctattataataataaataattcatgTACATGATGGTATCtttacttttcaaatttcttttcgCAACAGGCATACCTATTCCTCGAGCTGTCTTACTTTAAACTATCCATACTTTTTCTTCTTTGTTTAATTAACAAACTAAAGCATATATGaattttcaaatctttatttataaataatcttcataaaatctttaacaaTCAATAacttacaaataaatatatagtaagAATAATTACATACAACACCGGTACCTGAATGTccaataattttttaacaaataattattcAGGAGATTTTCACTAATTCAATcagaaagacaaacaaaaatgcaaaagcaagatttcttaaaaattgacttttaaagaggaataattttatttaggTTGTAATGTACAtcttttgattggctgacgttattttttaatcagcccatagacataatttagtcatgtgaccttgatgtcatcaacgtttttcatggttttctatggtttaaaatggaatatagaattaaattataagaaatgactgtatttttttttctgtctattcgaactAACATAAAAacatgtggtgcacactgttaaataacccgctacgcaagttattcagtgtgcaccacattttttatgttatgtcttcagagacagaaaaaatattacagtcattccttaaatatatcACTGGTAGAtagaatatatcatattattgtaaaaacaatttatacacATCTGATAATAAACCTGAGACTAATAAACCGAACTGTAGTGGTGTAAATGGGACACATGGCGCTAATGGGAGATGTAAGTAATGGTGTCTTTTAGGaaacttaacaaataattttaaaaatttgcttTATTGAAAACCATCTTAGATTTTAAATTGGCTCCAAAATCATAACATGTAATGAAAAAAGTCATCATTTCATCATCATCTTTCATGTTGACATTGTCAAAGAGTAGGTAGAAATAACATGATTCTGCAATAGAAGTGGAGAAAAAAACTTATAAGAACCTATCAGGGGTatcatatgaaaaatgaaaattaggttgcctcaatatgatttttttccacTATTTTTCCACTCTAAGACTTATAATGAAATCCAATTGAATACAAGCAAACCAAtacaattgatatattatatgatGATTGAGCCTCTAACTCcatttagattgattgattattggtgATAACTGCTACTTTCATAGCAGCCAATTTTTATTAATGGAGGAATAAGAGTCTCACAGAGAACCACAGCAGGGAAActtcattttaacttttctgAATATCACTAATATAAACAAGGTTCTGAATATACCAAACTAGTTCAACTATCACAATGCAATGtataaattgtataagaaaatcaTAAGACCACTTTTATACCTATTAGTTTATATTGTTATCACATCTTATTTTACATCTTAAAAAGCTAAAGTATTCTCCTctgacttttaaaatatcaacaaaaaaaatctaatgatAACTTCTAGAACTGATAAATactgaaacatataaaataatataattagaTGAGATCCCAATTTGATTGTCAAAAATATTCAGTATTTAGCCACACAGGTGCATCCTTTTTGGTACACATCAAAGAGAAGGTATGGTAAAAGACATTGCCAATCACTGATcttaaattcaaatgaaaataagtagcaaaaaaagtagtaaaatttaccaattctttcacaattattttaatatatgataATATAGCCTGGTCTGTTAGAATATCTTTGTCACTGAGATGTCATAAAGATATCTATCACCGAttgaacattttataaatagttttgtgTACAAACCAAATATGGGCAACagctttctttaaaaatatttgacaggCATTTAATATGACATGTTGGTTAAGCTGATGCTAACATTCAAATATTAATGTGAGTTAACTTGTCAATTCgtacaatttaaaagtaataagTTAAAGCCAACATGTTATAACTCATATTTGACAGACGCAACAGAAAAATGTCTGTAACATCATCTTAGGGATTTTATTTGAGACCTTTTACTTTGTTGTCTTCTTAAGATGGTCCCTAACACTAcaaggagataactctgtaaagtctgCTAAAAGTTtcattacattgtgttgtaaa
It contains:
- the LOC134685313 gene encoding serine/threonine-protein phosphatase 6 regulatory ankyrin repeat subunit B-like, which gives rise to MATKASAFTFSTYKNGDPQDDDDRPNAMGKSPLGLACTYGQLEEVEKQLKAGGNPLDKSVNGRTALHDVVVGGYKDCLKLLLDYTAEVNIRDRDGMTPGHVAAFNGELGCIKILQDRGGSLVSEDRKGRQIAHYASMRNHKKILQYLFDQRVDLDCRCHLDKTPVHYAAQHGALDSVILLVQRDCDITIADNNGYLPAHHAAKHNKVDCLRFLVKQGTPLEATQSDGKSLAHVAAQFGALDVVHWLFDKGANPNQQDHFGNTPGHYACEGGKPECLSCYIFHGGEIDIQNIKGDTPLDSAKKSGHPLLMEKALTREKPCDTCYKKHKKVEWDRSHPLAPVERQLTTAKSVAYKNPVPNQEREPTQLQINLKKREKRLEKLLPKKTGPERDVGAKYFGEFLDPLDVFAYKSTEDAIRF